The proteins below come from a single Corynebacterium cystitidis genomic window:
- a CDS encoding branched-chain amino acid aminotransferase, whose protein sequence is MTSLEFQITKTTHPTTGKDLEEILANPQFGKKFTDHMITIDWTEDKGWHDAQLRPYESIPMDPATTVFHYGQAIFEGLKAYRQPDGTIATFRPEENAKRMQYSARRMAMPELPVEDFLEALRLLVDADQDWVPAAGGEASLYLRPFMISTEVSLGVSPADAYRFFVIASPSGAYFKGGLKPVSVWLSEDYTRAAPGGTGDAKFAGNYAASLLAQAQAEEKGCDQVVWLDGIEHNYIEEMGGMNLMFVYGTGDNAKVVTPALSGSLLPGITRDSLLQVARDMGYQTEERRIHKQEWADDARSGAMSEAMACGTAAVITPVGRVLSNHGEFLVNNNEPGKITMAMRERLTGIQHGTVEDLHGWVYPLVK, encoded by the coding sequence ATGACCTCTCTTGAATTTCAGATCACAAAGACCACACACCCAACTACCGGCAAGGATCTGGAAGAGATCCTTGCAAACCCGCAGTTCGGAAAAAAATTTACTGACCACATGATCACCATCGACTGGACCGAGGACAAAGGCTGGCATGACGCGCAGCTGCGCCCCTACGAGTCCATCCCCATGGACCCCGCGACCACGGTCTTCCACTATGGCCAGGCAATCTTCGAAGGCTTGAAAGCCTACCGCCAGCCAGACGGAACGATTGCAACTTTTCGCCCGGAGGAGAACGCGAAGCGGATGCAGTACTCCGCGCGCCGCATGGCCATGCCCGAGCTCCCCGTAGAAGACTTTCTTGAAGCGCTGCGCCTGCTTGTCGACGCAGACCAGGACTGGGTACCAGCAGCCGGGGGAGAGGCCAGCCTTTACCTGCGTCCATTCATGATTTCCACCGAGGTTTCCTTGGGGGTCTCGCCTGCGGATGCATACCGCTTCTTCGTGATCGCCTCTCCGTCGGGCGCTTATTTCAAGGGTGGCCTGAAGCCTGTGAGCGTGTGGCTCAGTGAGGACTACACACGCGCCGCGCCAGGGGGAACCGGCGATGCGAAGTTCGCCGGCAATTATGCAGCTTCCTTGCTGGCCCAGGCACAGGCTGAGGAGAAGGGATGTGACCAGGTGGTGTGGCTTGACGGCATCGAACACAACTACATCGAAGAGATGGGCGGCATGAACCTCATGTTCGTCTATGGAACTGGCGACAACGCCAAGGTTGTCACCCCAGCGCTTTCAGGCTCCCTGCTGCCTGGCATCACGCGTGACTCCTTACTTCAGGTGGCGCGCGACATGGGTTATCAGACTGAGGAGCGCCGCATTCACAAGCAGGAATGGGCCGACGACGCTCGATCCGGTGCGATGAGCGAGGCCATGGCCTGCGGTACCGCTGCTGTGATCACTCCGGTGGGGCGAGTGCTGTCCAACCACGGCGAGTTCCTGGTGAACAACAACGAGCCCGGAAAGATCACCATGGCGATGCGCGAGCGTCTCACCGGCATTCAGCACGGCACAGTCGAAGATCTCCACGGCTGGGTATATCCACTGGTAAAGTAA
- a CDS encoding nicotinate-nucleotide--dimethylbenzimidazole phosphoribosyltransferase: MFNPVTSPNESIRSTVAAAVASTPRGGSFGRLGDAGAWIAACQGNESPVPFEQARTIVIAGDHGIATRGVSAFPVEASVAQAEEIQAGGGPVHTMARAAGAAVRLVDVSLDRDSWGEERVSRSTGAIDVEDAMSTEQFERAIGIGKRLADQEIDAGADLIVPADLGVGNTTIAAAVIGALTRTEPVLAVGPGSGINDEAWKTKVSIIRDAMFRVRHLRDNVPAVLTAISAPCFVALGALIAQSAVRRTPVLIDGAYPAVAAYVAERLAPGTKDWLAAGQLSPEPCHLISLQALDLTPLIALDMSTGQGAGALAALPLLNCAAQLVGDEIDDLVPRSRVTVVKDAPHP; encoded by the coding sequence GTGTTTAACCCCGTCACCAGCCCTAATGAATCCATCCGCTCGACGGTGGCGGCCGCTGTAGCGTCCACTCCCCGCGGTGGATCTTTCGGGCGATTGGGTGACGCCGGAGCGTGGATAGCCGCCTGCCAAGGCAATGAAAGCCCGGTCCCTTTCGAGCAGGCGCGCACCATCGTTATCGCTGGGGACCATGGAATCGCCACACGTGGTGTTTCTGCGTTTCCTGTGGAGGCGTCAGTTGCCCAAGCCGAAGAGATCCAGGCTGGTGGTGGCCCAGTCCACACCATGGCCCGTGCTGCTGGTGCCGCGGTGCGCCTCGTCGACGTGTCATTGGACCGTGATAGCTGGGGAGAAGAACGCGTCTCCCGTTCGACTGGTGCCATCGATGTCGAAGACGCCATGAGCACTGAGCAGTTTGAGCGCGCTATCGGCATTGGCAAGCGATTGGCTGACCAAGAAATTGATGCTGGTGCCGACTTAATAGTTCCTGCAGATCTGGGCGTTGGCAACACCACCATTGCTGCGGCAGTTATCGGCGCGCTCACCCGGACTGAACCAGTCTTAGCGGTAGGCCCGGGTTCTGGTATTAACGATGAGGCATGGAAGACCAAGGTGTCCATCATCCGCGATGCAATGTTCCGCGTCCGCCACCTCCGTGACAACGTGCCCGCCGTGCTCACAGCAATCTCCGCCCCATGCTTCGTGGCATTGGGTGCGCTGATCGCCCAGTCTGCTGTGCGACGCACCCCAGTGCTTATCGACGGTGCCTACCCCGCCGTCGCAGCATATGTCGCAGAACGTCTGGCCCCAGGGACGAAGGATTGGTTGGCAGCAGGACAGCTATCCCCCGAGCCGTGTCACCTCATCAGCTTGCAGGCGCTGGATCTCACCCCCCTCATCGCTTTAGATATGTCTACTGGTCAAGGTGCCGGCGCGCTTGCCGCACTACCTTTGTTGAATTGCGCCGCCCAGTTAGTTGGCGATGAGATTGATGATTTGGTGCCGCGCTCCCGCGTAACTGTTGTCAAGGATGCTCCACACCCGTAA
- a CDS encoding DUF3043 domain-containing protein has product MKLPWQKKDDNKSGSTSSGLNDSTNPSPESTSPTNAQRPLPKGYTPPKGRPTPKRREQEIARGVVRDPNALSPAEAAQRHKELKKSMTKKEWREYKKKNREENREQNREIQRRMNEGDERFLLDRDKGDVRRYIRDWVDSRRFFTNWAMPFMIVLLIVMVLSSWFPALSVVVTGASMLLILGLFGEGLYIGKAANKAAREKFPNATDIGFGTGMYAYSRASQPRKWRTPKPQVEIGSTV; this is encoded by the coding sequence GTGAAACTTCCCTGGCAGAAAAAAGATGACAACAAGTCCGGCAGCACTTCTTCAGGCTTGAATGATTCAACAAACCCGTCGCCGGAGTCGACGTCGCCGACAAACGCTCAGCGTCCCCTGCCAAAGGGCTATACCCCGCCGAAGGGAAGGCCCACGCCCAAGCGCCGTGAGCAAGAGATAGCCCGCGGCGTGGTCCGCGACCCCAATGCACTCAGCCCAGCGGAAGCCGCGCAACGCCATAAAGAACTAAAAAAGTCGATGACGAAAAAAGAGTGGCGCGAATACAAGAAGAAAAATCGTGAAGAAAACCGCGAGCAAAACCGCGAGATCCAACGTCGCATGAACGAAGGCGACGAACGCTTCCTCCTCGATCGCGACAAAGGCGATGTGCGCCGCTACATTCGTGACTGGGTGGATTCGCGCCGGTTCTTCACAAATTGGGCGATGCCATTCATGATTGTGCTGCTGATCGTCATGGTGTTGAGCTCGTGGTTCCCCGCCCTTTCGGTAGTGGTGACAGGCGCGTCGATGCTGCTCATCCTGGGATTGTTTGGTGAGGGCCTGTATATCGGCAAAGCAGCCAATAAGGCCGCCAGGGAGAAATTCCCGAATGCTACCGACATCGGTTTCGGTACCGGTATGTACGCGTACTCGCGCGCTTCCCAGCCGCGGAAGTGGCGCACCCCTAAGCCTCAGGTGGAGATTGGTAGCACTGTTTAG
- a CDS encoding HesB/IscA family protein, translating to MTAPTSSTGVILTDDAAAKAKALLDQEGRDDLSLRIAVQPGGCAGLRYQLYFDDRELDGDKEDFVGGVRLVVDKMSVPYLAGATIDFADSIEAQGFTIDNPNAGGACACGDSFN from the coding sequence ATGACCGCACCTACCTCCTCTACCGGTGTCATCCTCACCGACGACGCCGCTGCTAAGGCAAAGGCACTACTCGACCAGGAAGGTCGCGACGATCTCTCCCTCCGAATCGCCGTCCAGCCGGGTGGCTGCGCTGGCTTGCGCTACCAGCTCTACTTTGATGATCGTGAGCTCGATGGCGATAAGGAAGACTTCGTTGGTGGTGTCCGGCTGGTCGTGGATAAGATGAGCGTGCCATACCTGGCAGGAGCAACCATTGACTTCGCGGACTCGATTGAGGCTCAGGGCTTCACCATCGACAACCCGAACGCAGGTGGCGCCTGCGCCTGCGGCGACTCATTTAACTAA
- the asnB gene encoding asparagine synthase (glutamine-hydrolyzing): MCGLLGMLTSRGNATDYVDAVEQGLPCMRHRGPDGAGTWNDESVVFGFNRLAIIDLAHSHQPLHWGPVDAPERYTLVFNGEIYNFVELRAQLQAAGYEFKTSGDSETIVVGYHHWGKDVVQHLRGMFAFLIWDTETQTLFAARDQFGIKPLYYATTEAGTVFGSEKKSILEMADQIGLGLELDKRAIEHYVDLQYVPEPESLHKEIRRVESGCHVTMQAGERVEAVRYFNPQFQTVPVPKDREQALFDRIARVLDDSVEKHMRADVTVGSFLSGGIDSTAIAALAKKYNPNLLTFTTGFERKGYSEVDVAAESAEAIGAEHIVKIVSPEEYADAIPKIMWYLDDPVADPSLVPLYFVAQEARKHVKVVLSGEGADELFGGYTIYKEPLSLTPFEKVPAPLRKGLGQLSRILPDGMKGKSLLERGSQPMETRYYGNARNFNWQQLQRVLPWAKPEWDHREVTAPIYRASAAADMDPVARMQHLDLFTWMRGDILVKADKINMANSLELRVPFLDKEVFEVAQTIPYHLKIANGTTKYALRRALEQIVPAHVLHRKKLGFPVPMRHWLAGDELFGWAQDTINESQTEDIFNKPEVLEMLKEHRDGISDHSRRLWTVLAFMVWHGIFVEKRIDPKIEQKNYPIDL, encoded by the coding sequence ATGTGTGGTCTACTAGGAATGCTGACCAGTCGCGGCAACGCCACAGACTATGTTGACGCCGTGGAACAGGGCCTGCCGTGCATGCGCCACCGTGGCCCGGATGGTGCGGGCACGTGGAATGATGAATCGGTCGTGTTCGGTTTTAATCGCCTTGCGATTATTGACTTAGCGCACTCCCATCAGCCTTTACACTGGGGCCCTGTAGATGCACCGGAACGCTACACGTTGGTTTTCAACGGCGAGATCTACAACTTCGTTGAGCTTCGCGCTCAGCTCCAAGCCGCCGGCTACGAATTCAAGACTTCGGGCGACTCCGAAACCATCGTCGTTGGGTACCACCACTGGGGCAAGGATGTTGTCCAGCACCTGCGTGGCATGTTTGCTTTCCTGATCTGGGATACGGAAACCCAGACTCTGTTTGCGGCCCGCGATCAGTTCGGTATCAAGCCTTTGTACTACGCCACGACCGAAGCGGGAACAGTGTTCGGGTCTGAAAAGAAGTCGATCCTGGAAATGGCCGATCAGATCGGTCTAGGCCTTGAGCTTGATAAGCGCGCCATCGAACACTATGTTGATCTGCAATATGTTCCGGAACCAGAGTCCCTTCATAAGGAAATTCGCCGAGTAGAGTCCGGCTGCCATGTCACAATGCAGGCCGGTGAACGGGTCGAAGCGGTGCGCTACTTCAATCCGCAGTTCCAGACAGTTCCGGTACCGAAAGATAGGGAGCAGGCCCTCTTCGACAGGATCGCTCGAGTGTTGGATGATTCCGTCGAAAAGCACATGCGTGCAGACGTCACTGTCGGCTCGTTCCTCTCCGGCGGTATCGACTCGACCGCGATCGCTGCGCTGGCTAAGAAGTACAATCCGAATCTGCTTACCTTCACTACCGGTTTTGAACGCAAGGGCTACTCAGAGGTGGATGTCGCCGCAGAGTCTGCGGAGGCAATCGGGGCAGAGCACATCGTCAAGATCGTGTCACCGGAAGAATACGCCGACGCCATTCCGAAAATCATGTGGTATCTGGATGATCCCGTGGCCGACCCCTCCTTGGTTCCGCTGTACTTCGTGGCACAAGAAGCACGCAAGCACGTCAAGGTGGTCCTGTCCGGAGAAGGAGCAGACGAGCTGTTCGGCGGTTATACCATCTACAAAGAGCCGTTATCGCTAACACCGTTTGAAAAAGTTCCGGCCCCCCTTCGCAAGGGCTTAGGTCAGCTTTCGCGCATCTTGCCTGATGGTATGAAGGGCAAGTCTTTGCTTGAACGCGGCAGCCAGCCGATGGAGACGCGCTACTACGGCAATGCGCGCAACTTTAATTGGCAGCAGCTGCAGCGCGTCTTGCCGTGGGCGAAGCCGGAGTGGGATCACCGCGAAGTCACCGCCCCGATTTACCGTGCTTCCGCAGCAGCAGACATGGATCCGGTTGCCCGCATGCAGCACCTCGACCTGTTTACTTGGATGCGTGGCGATATCTTGGTGAAGGCCGATAAAATCAATATGGCTAACTCGCTTGAGCTGCGCGTTCCATTCCTTGACAAAGAAGTATTCGAGGTGGCGCAGACCATCCCGTACCACCTCAAGATTGCTAATGGTACGACAAAGTACGCTTTACGACGAGCACTTGAGCAGATCGTCCCAGCCCACGTTCTGCACCGCAAGAAGCTGGGCTTCCCAGTTCCGATGCGCCATTGGCTGGCCGGTGACGAACTCTTTGGCTGGGCCCAAGACACTATCAATGAGTCTCAGACCGAAGACATCTTCAACAAGCCAGAGGTTTTGGAAATGTTGAAGGAGCACCGCGATGGAATCTCCGACCACTCGCGTCGCCTCTGGACTGTTCTTGCGTTCATGGTGTGGCACGGGATATTCGTCGAAAAGCGAATCGACCCAAAAATTGAGCAGAAAAACTATCCGATCGATCTGTAG
- the ctaC gene encoding aa3-type cytochrome oxidase subunit II: MEKRNNGGFARKLGAVSAIALGGLALAGCDVAAPDALANVLDMGWPDPITPEGQSMYNFWIWVWVTAWIIGIIMWAIFLVSIFRWNRKRREEKGAGEFPNQLQYNIPLELVLTIAPIVIVMVLFFFTVQTQQKVIAKDKNPEVVVDVTGFQWNWKFGYANVAADLAGTNEDYVGLDEERQARADETRFDPEGTPNANPIHGQSKGDQSYLNFNKIETLGTTEEVPVLVLPVDTPIEFRLASGDVNHSFWVPEFLFKRDVYSHPEVNQQERSFQVESIDETGAFVGRCAEMCGTYHAMMNFELRVVERDQFVQYMQYRLENPEAPNSEALASIGEAPYATSTHPFVSDRTGTRDEQNYVDNNARV, from the coding sequence GTGGAAAAGCGAAACAATGGTGGCTTCGCGCGCAAGCTCGGCGCTGTCAGCGCTATCGCGCTCGGTGGTCTAGCGCTAGCTGGCTGTGACGTAGCAGCCCCGGACGCGTTGGCCAACGTTTTGGACATGGGTTGGCCAGACCCGATAACTCCAGAGGGTCAGAGCATGTACAACTTCTGGATCTGGGTGTGGGTCACGGCATGGATCATCGGCATCATTATGTGGGCGATCTTCCTCGTGTCGATTTTCCGTTGGAACCGCAAGCGCCGAGAGGAGAAGGGTGCCGGTGAGTTTCCGAACCAGCTGCAATACAACATCCCACTAGAGTTGGTGTTGACCATTGCACCGATTGTCATCGTGATGGTGTTGTTCTTCTTCACTGTCCAGACACAGCAGAAAGTGATCGCTAAGGACAAGAACCCTGAGGTTGTCGTTGACGTCACTGGTTTCCAGTGGAACTGGAAGTTTGGTTACGCGAATGTCGCCGCAGATCTGGCGGGCACTAACGAGGACTATGTTGGCCTAGATGAAGAGCGTCAGGCGCGTGCCGACGAGACTCGCTTCGATCCCGAGGGTACTCCCAACGCAAACCCAATTCATGGACAGTCCAAGGGCGACCAGTCGTACCTGAACTTCAACAAGATCGAGACTCTGGGTACCACTGAAGAAGTACCGGTTTTGGTTCTTCCGGTGGATACTCCGATCGAGTTCCGACTCGCTTCCGGCGATGTTAACCATTCGTTCTGGGTGCCAGAATTCCTTTTCAAACGTGACGTTTACTCACACCCCGAGGTTAACCAGCAGGAGCGTAGCTTCCAGGTAGAATCCATCGATGAGACTGGCGCGTTTGTTGGTCGCTGTGCAGAAATGTGCGGTACCTATCACGCAATGATGAACTTTGAGCTGCGCGTCGTTGAACGCGATCAGTTCGTGCAGTATATGCAGTACCGTCTTGAGAATCCGGAGGCACCGAACTCCGAGGCTCTAGCGTCGATTGGCGAGGCTCCATATGCAACTTCGACCCATCCATTCGTTTCTGACCGTACCGGTACTCGTGACGAGCAGAACTACGTAGACAACAACGCGCGAGTCTAA
- the ctaF gene encoding aa3-type cytochrome oxidase subunit IV — MGPSAKLFYGLAAFLAIMAVMYALGTSWISDDAYLFGYEWAGGVAIILAMVMSLMVGGYLHFTERRADVLPEDWEEAEIEDGAGVLGFFAPNSVWPLAMSGSIFILGAGIAFWQLWLVVFGGVCLIWSTTMLNLQFSIPREKH, encoded by the coding sequence ATGGGACCATCAGCAAAACTCTTCTACGGCCTAGCGGCCTTCCTGGCTATCATGGCGGTTATGTACGCACTTGGAACTAGCTGGATTAGTGATGACGCGTACCTCTTCGGCTACGAATGGGCGGGTGGTGTCGCGATTATCCTCGCGATGGTCATGTCGCTCATGGTGGGAGGTTATCTCCACTTCACCGAGCGTCGAGCAGACGTTCTCCCAGAAGACTGGGAAGAGGCGGAGATCGAAGACGGCGCTGGCGTGCTGGGCTTCTTTGCCCCTAACTCCGTGTGGCCACTGGCGATGTCAGGCTCTATCTTTATCCTTGGTGCCGGCATTGCCTTCTGGCAGCTGTGGCTCGTGGTATTTGGTGGGGTATGCCTTATCTGGTCGACGACGATGCTAAACCTGCAGTTCTCCATCCCTCGGGAAAAGCACTAA
- the ctaE gene encoding aa3-type cytochrome oxidase subunit III — MTSAISNDKTAAQQQRVPVLNRPNMVSVGTILFMAQELMFFAGLFAMYFTSRANGIATGDWEVQTANLNVLYGAIITVILITSSITSQFGVFAAERGDVYGLRKWFTITILLGVIFLGLVAFEWYEMIHHGVTIQSSVYGSVFYIITGFHMAHVTAGIIAFIVVMLRVSKSKFTPAQATAAMVTSYYWHFVDLIWVGVFITLYLVQ, encoded by the coding sequence GTGACGAGCGCAATTTCTAATGACAAAACGGCTGCGCAGCAACAGCGTGTGCCCGTGCTGAACCGACCAAATATGGTCAGCGTGGGTACCATCCTGTTCATGGCGCAGGAATTGATGTTCTTCGCTGGGCTTTTCGCGATGTACTTCACATCGCGCGCGAACGGCATAGCAACTGGTGACTGGGAGGTTCAGACAGCAAACCTGAACGTCCTCTACGGTGCAATTATTACCGTCATCTTGATCACCTCTTCTATCACATCGCAGTTCGGCGTCTTCGCTGCAGAAAGGGGTGACGTATACGGGCTGAGGAAATGGTTCACCATCACGATCCTTCTCGGCGTGATCTTCTTGGGCTTGGTTGCCTTCGAATGGTACGAGATGATCCATCACGGTGTAACCATCCAGAGCAGTGTCTATGGTTCGGTGTTCTACATCATTACCGGCTTCCACATGGCTCACGTAACAGCAGGCATTATCGCCTTCATTGTCGTGATGCTGCGTGTGTCCAAGTCGAAGTTCACACCTGCACAGGCAACTGCCGCAATGGTGACTTCCTACTACTGGCACTTCGTCGACTTGATCTGGGTCGGCGTGTTCATCACCTTGTACCTAGTCCAGTAA
- the qcrC gene encoding cytochrome bc1 complex diheme cytochrome c subunit, whose product MEKNPKKVRNRKVRRTVAGAAALTVGLTGAGILATALTPDAQVATAQRDEQALIQEGKDLYDVACITCHGANLQGVEDRGPALIGTGEGAVYFQVHSGRMPMMSNDAQAERKQPRYTEQQSLALAAYVAANGGGPGLVYNEDGTLAMEELRGKNYNGQIQPEDVARGGELFRTNCASCHNFTGRGGALSSGKYAPVLDPANEQEIYQAMLTGPQNMPKFSDRQLTADEKKDIIAFVKSSKETPSPSGYALGGLGPVSEGLAMWIIGVTLIGAAAMWIGSRS is encoded by the coding sequence ATGGAAAAGAACCCGAAGAAGGTGCGCAACCGCAAGGTGCGTCGCACAGTCGCCGGTGCTGCAGCCCTGACGGTCGGCCTAACTGGCGCAGGCATTTTGGCCACGGCTCTGACCCCGGACGCGCAGGTTGCCACGGCTCAGAGGGATGAGCAAGCGCTGATCCAGGAGGGCAAGGACCTCTACGACGTAGCATGCATCACCTGCCACGGCGCAAACCTGCAAGGCGTTGAAGACCGCGGGCCCGCCCTGATTGGCACCGGTGAAGGTGCCGTCTACTTCCAAGTGCACTCCGGGCGCATGCCGATGATGTCGAATGACGCTCAGGCTGAGCGTAAGCAGCCTCGTTACACAGAGCAGCAGTCGCTGGCGCTTGCAGCGTACGTCGCAGCAAACGGCGGAGGGCCCGGCCTCGTTTACAATGAGGACGGCACCCTAGCGATGGAGGAGCTGCGTGGCAAGAACTACAACGGGCAGATACAGCCTGAGGATGTCGCCCGTGGTGGTGAGCTGTTCCGCACTAACTGCGCTTCGTGCCACAACTTCACCGGTCGTGGCGGTGCCTTGTCATCAGGCAAGTACGCACCTGTACTGGACCCTGCAAATGAGCAGGAAATCTATCAGGCGATGCTCACCGGCCCACAGAACATGCCGAAGTTCTCAGACCGTCAGCTCACCGCTGATGAGAAAAAGGACATCATCGCATTCGTGAAATCATCGAAAGAAACACCGAGCCCTTCGGGTTACGCTCTCGGCGGACTAGGACCAGTTTCTGAGGGTCTGGCTATGTGGATTATTGGTGTCACCCTGATCGGTGCCGCCGCTATGTGGATTGGATCGCGCTCATGA
- the qcrA gene encoding cytochrome bc1 complex Rieske iron-sulfur subunit translates to MSNDVNKNYTDRELDAMTNVELATLGTEMDDVTIAYRKERFPIDNDPAEKRAEAGINAWLIVSIIAGIAFLAVYLFWPWEPKFHGDEGLAIYTMYTPLLGLTSGLALLGLGVAVIQYVKKFIPEEVAVQRRHDGISSEVDRRTTTALLNDAWETSTLGRRNVMKGLLGGAGLLAGLVIIAPLGGAIKDPWRPRHEMNYNGDGTLWTSGWSLHDQGVKLYLARDTGAIAEKHEGDTGTHFTTTGVSRLVRVRPEEIAAAGMETVYPLAADDVNDGDLYDPTRDVYENHMHSIHGPRNSVMLIRLRSDDAAKVVEREGQEDFHYGDYYAYSKICTHIGCPTSLYEAQTNRILCPCHQSQFDALQYGKPVFGPAARALPQLPLEVDEDGYLIARGNFIEPLGPAFWERKS, encoded by the coding sequence ATGAGCAACGACGTAAATAAGAATTACACCGACCGCGAACTCGACGCGATGACTAATGTCGAGTTAGCAACTCTCGGCACTGAAATGGACGACGTCACCATTGCGTATCGCAAGGAACGTTTTCCGATTGATAATGATCCCGCCGAGAAACGTGCTGAGGCTGGCATCAATGCCTGGTTGATCGTTTCGATTATCGCCGGTATCGCATTCCTTGCTGTGTATCTCTTCTGGCCGTGGGAGCCTAAGTTCCACGGTGACGAGGGCTTGGCAATCTACACGATGTACACCCCGCTGCTGGGTCTAACTTCAGGCCTGGCCTTGCTCGGACTTGGTGTAGCTGTAATTCAGTACGTGAAGAAGTTCATCCCTGAAGAAGTAGCAGTACAGCGTCGACACGATGGCATCTCTTCTGAGGTTGATCGTCGCACTACTACCGCACTGCTGAACGACGCGTGGGAAACTTCCACGCTTGGTCGTCGTAATGTGATGAAGGGACTGCTCGGCGGTGCAGGCCTCTTGGCTGGTTTGGTCATCATCGCTCCCTTGGGTGGTGCTATCAAGGACCCATGGCGGCCGCGCCATGAGATGAACTACAACGGTGATGGCACTCTGTGGACTTCTGGATGGTCTCTCCATGACCAAGGCGTCAAGTTGTACCTCGCCCGCGACACCGGCGCAATCGCCGAGAAGCATGAGGGAGACACCGGCACACACTTCACCACGACTGGTGTTTCTCGTCTAGTTCGTGTCCGCCCGGAAGAGATCGCAGCCGCAGGCATGGAGACCGTCTACCCATTGGCAGCAGACGATGTTAACGACGGCGATCTCTACGATCCAACGCGAGATGTCTACGAAAACCATATGCATTCCATTCACGGTCCTCGTAACTCTGTCATGCTGATCCGTCTGCGTTCCGATGACGCAGCGAAAGTTGTGGAGCGTGAAGGTCAGGAAGACTTCCACTACGGCGACTACTACGCGTACTCCAAGATCTGTACGCACATTGGTTGCCCGACCTCGCTGTATGAAGCACAAACCAACCGTATTCTTTGCCCGTGCCACCAGTCGCAGTTCGATGCGCTGCAGTACGGCAAGCCAGTCTTCGGCCCAGCAGCTCGTGCACTGCCACAGCTGCCACTGGAGGTCGACGAAGACGGCTACCTCATCGCCCGTGGCAACTTCATTGAGCCACTTGGCCCGGCCTTCTGGGAGCGTAAGTCGTAA